One genomic window of Leptospira paudalimensis includes the following:
- a CDS encoding PAS domain S-box protein: protein MISPVKFIANKPELCEFVFEKASFGYLVWDTNVGIVYPSPVATKSMGLTIDQPFPEECILTHSGIKIHSEKTITDSILGRICFDPSNSAGFPFRFHTKEFNEFGRKFILLALDSFSEGKEKLLPPILQSLEISRDLFTSSFRYSNIGMDISNPHGEMIEVNPIFCEWLGYQAEELKEKKLSDFTHPDDLELELAYLEKLNRGLIPSFQIKKRYLTKDNQTIWAILNKSIIRDHLGNPIYYLDQILNINDSIQSEMELRSISRLLDQMANLAKIGGWDLDLKTNHANWTNVTKRIHEVSDDFVPSVETGLQFYHSEESRNKITNAVQELLETGKEYDLELEMVTAKGNQTWVRTIGRAEYEDNRVVKIYGIIQDINERKKWEMALASQTAILWSFVEHAPAAVAMLDQEMRYVALSQRWIDDYKIPLTKEEIIGKCHYEIFPNIGEEWKNIHSRGLKGEILKRDEDIWRPPGWDKDQVIQWEIRPWSLLTGGIGGILMFTRDITESYETKLELKQAKELAENAYNAKSEFLANMSHEIRTPLNGIIGYSDLLAETLVDTSFNEYAQIIKQSAHALLNIVNDILDFSKAEAGKLQLAEEANDLKKLVLESIKIMDIQAIIKGLDIRLHMDENIPQTLMFDSNRLRQIFLNLFGNAIKFTEKGFIECKLIRLETNVKNEVKIRISVKDTGIGIAKENQKKIFDSFTQEDFSTTRKFGGTGLGLAICRQLLSLMKSKLKLNSEVGTGSEFYFEIPFRIPEDDPNLQTESIVTQVEFKGFSDSNTKEHTIKILVVEDNAVNMGLMKNFIKRIIIDAVILEAENGEEAIKVFQNESPNLILMDIQMPIKNGYDATIEIRKIQKGKNIPIIAVTAGIIAGEKEKCFEVGMNDYLSKPIQKENLKQMLFKWLENKNSSIKSK, encoded by the coding sequence ATGATAAGTCCAGTCAAATTCATCGCTAACAAACCAGAGTTATGTGAATTTGTATTTGAGAAAGCTTCATTCGGTTATTTAGTCTGGGATACAAATGTAGGTATCGTGTATCCAAGCCCAGTAGCAACAAAATCAATGGGTCTCACTATCGACCAACCATTCCCAGAGGAATGTATTCTAACCCACTCGGGCATCAAGATACATTCCGAAAAAACTATAACAGATTCCATTTTAGGTAGAATTTGTTTTGATCCCAGTAATAGTGCTGGTTTTCCATTTCGGTTCCATACAAAAGAATTTAATGAATTCGGTAGGAAATTTATCTTACTTGCCTTAGATTCTTTTTCAGAAGGAAAAGAAAAGTTATTACCTCCCATTTTACAATCTTTAGAAATATCTAGAGATTTATTTACATCCTCTTTTCGATATTCGAATATTGGAATGGATATCTCAAATCCACATGGTGAGATGATAGAAGTAAATCCTATTTTTTGCGAATGGCTTGGTTACCAAGCGGAGGAGTTAAAAGAAAAAAAATTATCGGATTTCACACACCCGGATGATCTTGAATTGGAATTAGCTTACTTAGAAAAATTAAATCGAGGGCTCATACCAAGTTTTCAAATTAAAAAACGTTACTTAACGAAAGACAACCAAACCATTTGGGCAATACTGAATAAATCCATTATTCGTGATCATTTAGGAAATCCTATTTATTATTTGGATCAAATTTTAAACATTAATGATTCCATCCAGTCCGAAATGGAACTTCGATCCATCTCACGGTTGTTAGACCAGATGGCAAATTTAGCAAAAATTGGAGGTTGGGATTTAGATTTAAAAACAAACCACGCCAATTGGACCAATGTAACAAAACGTATCCATGAAGTCAGTGATGACTTTGTTCCAAGCGTAGAAACAGGATTACAATTTTATCACAGTGAAGAAAGTCGAAATAAAATTACCAATGCAGTACAGGAACTTTTGGAAACGGGAAAAGAATATGATTTAGAATTGGAAATGGTAACTGCAAAAGGGAACCAAACTTGGGTTCGAACCATTGGCCGTGCAGAATATGAAGATAACCGTGTTGTAAAAATTTATGGTATCATCCAAGACATTAACGAAAGAAAAAAATGGGAAATGGCTTTGGCTTCGCAAACGGCTATTTTATGGTCATTTGTTGAACACGCTCCAGCAGCTGTTGCCATGCTCGACCAAGAGATGCGTTACGTTGCTCTTAGCCAAAGGTGGATTGATGATTATAAAATCCCCCTCACTAAAGAAGAGATCATTGGTAAATGCCATTATGAAATTTTTCCCAATATTGGAGAGGAATGGAAAAATATCCATTCTCGTGGTTTAAAAGGTGAAATTTTAAAAAGGGATGAAGATATTTGGCGTCCTCCAGGTTGGGATAAAGACCAAGTGATCCAATGGGAAATTCGACCTTGGAGTTTACTCACTGGTGGAATTGGTGGTATCCTAATGTTCACAAGGGATATTACAGAATCCTATGAAACTAAGCTTGAGTTAAAACAAGCGAAAGAATTGGCTGAAAATGCCTACAATGCCAAATCTGAATTTTTAGCAAATATGAGCCATGAGATTCGCACTCCTCTGAATGGAATTATCGGTTATTCGGATTTACTTGCAGAAACCTTGGTTGATACTTCTTTTAATGAATACGCTCAAATCATAAAACAATCGGCACATGCTCTTTTAAATATCGTAAATGATATATTGGATTTTTCAAAAGCTGAAGCAGGAAAATTACAATTAGCAGAAGAGGCCAATGACTTAAAAAAATTAGTCCTAGAATCGATTAAAATTATGGATATCCAAGCAATTATAAAAGGTTTGGATATTCGGTTGCACATGGATGAAAACATTCCGCAAACTTTAATGTTTGATTCCAATCGTTTGCGACAGATTTTTTTGAATTTATTTGGAAATGCAATTAAATTTACCGAAAAGGGTTTTATCGAATGTAAACTGATACGTTTGGAAACAAATGTAAAAAATGAAGTTAAAATCAGAATCTCTGTAAAAGATACAGGGATTGGAATCGCAAAAGAAAACCAAAAGAAAATATTTGATTCGTTTACACAGGAAGATTTTTCCACAACACGAAAGTTTGGTGGGACAGGTCTTGGTCTTGCGATTTGTAGGCAACTATTAAGTTTGATGAAGTCAAAGTTAAAATTGAATAGTGAAGTTGGAACAGGCAGTGAATTTTATTTTGAGATTCCTTTCCGTATCCCAGAAGATGATCCAAATTTACAAACAGAATCGATTGTAACGCAAGTTGAATTCAAAGGATTTTCAGATTCCAATACAAAGGAACATACGATAAAAATATTGGTGGTAGAAGATAATGCAGTGAATATGGGTTTGATGAAAAATTTCATCAAACGGATTATCATCGATGCTGTCATTCTTGAGGCAGAAAATGGAGAGGAAGCAATCAAAGTTTTTCAAAACGAATCTCCCAATTTGATCCTGATGGATATCCAAATGCCGATTAAAAATGGTTATGATGCAACAATCGAAATTCGGAAAATTCAGAAAGGGAAAAATATACCCATTATTGCTGTCACAGCGGGAATCATAGCTGGTGAAAAAGAAAAATGTTTTGAAGTGGGTATGAATGATTATTTGAGTAAACCAATTCAAAAAGAAAATCTAAAACAAATGCTTTTCAAATGGTTAGAAAATAAAAACTCAAGTATCAAATCGAAATAA
- a CDS encoding Tll0287-like domain-containing protein, which yields MNQIRWNVLVFLLFSIPIYNCQKETINYESLAIQITNEAKSNLQKKLSTALSEGGTTSAIPFCKQNALGFTANMGKANHVILKRVTDRPRNVNNLLSPEEVLVFKEIQKQKSSEGVFPSRVVSSHENVKVYVPIPLMGQCVACHGKKEEMSTETKTTLNKLYPNDLAINYQVGDLRGLFVVIFKK from the coding sequence ATGAATCAGATCAGATGGAACGTGTTAGTTTTTCTCCTCTTCTCAATCCCTATTTACAATTGCCAAAAAGAAACTATCAATTATGAATCATTGGCAATTCAGATTACAAACGAAGCAAAATCCAATTTACAAAAAAAACTTTCGACTGCTTTGTCTGAAGGTGGGACTACCTCTGCCATTCCCTTCTGCAAACAAAATGCTCTAGGTTTCACCGCTAACATGGGAAAAGCAAATCATGTCATATTAAAACGTGTAACAGATAGGCCTCGCAATGTGAATAACCTTCTTTCCCCTGAGGAGGTGTTGGTATTTAAGGAAATCCAAAAGCAAAAATCAAGTGAAGGTGTATTTCCAAGTCGAGTTGTCTCGTCTCATGAAAATGTGAAGGTGTATGTTCCCATACCACTTATGGGACAATGTGTTGCCTGTCATGGAAAAAAAGAAGAAATGTCAACTGAAACCAAAACGACCCTGAATAAACTCTATCCGAATGATTTGGCAATCAATTACCAAGTTGGAGATCTGCGTGGACTCTTTGTTGTCATCTTTAAGAAATGA
- a CDS encoding sensor histidine kinase, whose protein sequence is MSNGSTREMLDFPNLTVCNDQTKKLMVTSSNLLEQFANQMKSKGLLILISIRMVIAWIAVIASVLNFGKPPFSIALVCAFYFLISSYHGKKFIQNERANKLSNPTIIFFLVVDYLVLLAGFYFAIVLHPQGLKALPIQNSIFFTLFFLFQLYISFFLHRTFSMVMGIVVIVGYLGGMFVAHWQGVEIDIGYQLSPQGPNRIVLVLEILKVILLFAKTVCIVKLVSFLLDILENNNQKLSEELNQRETSLIQNDRLVTLGSLASNVAHEIKNPLAGIKSMVSYLLSEEQNYLTNKDPLWYEKEKQIRWKHRTKKEKREELDVILELFPFLERQDRFYFADRCIELGIDYKSFEGISGEDKTSWDFIFLWLKYKTMENASLLITNAIDRTEKVISTFQQFSKPYADKEKSFVKIGVGIRDILILYNQYWEMNRLLITEIDDQLSTYVNEASMKLVWSHLIFNAIQATEPKTGEITVKVSTDNSERIEIRIIDNGIGIPIDLQKNIFQPFFTTKEKGEGIGLGLFICKTIITEQNGTISFVSHPGKTEFIVNLPIIKSN, encoded by the coding sequence ATGTCAAACGGCTCTACAAGAGAAATGCTTGATTTTCCAAATCTAACCGTATGTAATGATCAGACCAAAAAACTTATGGTTACCTCTTCCAATTTACTTGAGCAATTTGCAAACCAGATGAAATCAAAAGGCCTATTGATTTTGATTTCAATCCGAATGGTGATCGCTTGGATTGCAGTGATAGCCTCAGTTTTGAATTTTGGCAAACCTCCTTTTTCTATCGCACTCGTTTGTGCCTTTTATTTTTTAATTAGTTCCTACCATGGTAAAAAGTTCATACAAAATGAAAGAGCGAATAAACTTTCGAATCCAACGATTATATTTTTTTTAGTGGTGGATTACTTGGTTTTACTTGCTGGATTTTATTTTGCAATTGTTTTGCACCCACAAGGTTTAAAAGCCTTACCCATCCAAAATTCAATATTTTTTACTTTGTTTTTTTTATTCCAACTCTATATTTCCTTTTTTCTTCACCGAACATTTTCAATGGTGATGGGTATTGTTGTCATTGTTGGGTATTTAGGTGGAATGTTTGTTGCTCATTGGCAAGGTGTGGAGATTGATATTGGGTACCAACTCTCTCCACAAGGACCCAATCGAATTGTCCTTGTTTTGGAAATTCTAAAAGTCATATTACTATTTGCCAAGACAGTTTGTATTGTTAAATTGGTTTCTTTTTTACTCGATATATTAGAAAACAATAACCAAAAATTATCAGAAGAATTAAACCAAAGGGAAACAAGTTTAATACAAAATGATCGTCTTGTGACTCTTGGGTCCCTTGCATCGAACGTTGCTCACGAAATTAAAAACCCACTTGCAGGTATTAAATCGATGGTTTCTTATCTTTTGAGTGAAGAACAAAATTATCTTACAAACAAAGACCCACTATGGTATGAAAAGGAAAAACAAATTCGTTGGAAACACCGAACCAAAAAAGAAAAAAGGGAGGAATTGGATGTAATCCTCGAACTATTTCCTTTTCTCGAACGACAAGACCGTTTTTATTTTGCAGATCGTTGTATCGAACTCGGTATTGATTATAAAAGTTTTGAAGGGATTTCGGGAGAAGACAAAACTTCTTGGGATTTTATTTTTTTATGGTTAAAATACAAAACCATGGAGAATGCAAGTTTACTCATTACGAATGCAATTGATCGTACAGAAAAAGTAATCTCAACCTTCCAACAATTTTCAAAACCATATGCGGACAAAGAAAAATCATTCGTTAAGATCGGAGTCGGAATTCGTGATATACTCATTTTATACAATCAGTATTGGGAAATGAACCGACTCCTGATTACGGAAATCGATGACCAACTTTCGACGTATGTGAATGAAGCATCTATGAAATTAGTTTGGTCCCATTTGATTTTTAATGCCATCCAAGCCACTGAGCCTAAAACAGGGGAAATCACAGTAAAAGTTTCCACTGATAACTCAGAAAGGATAGAAATCAGAATCATCGACAATGGAATTGGAATTCCAATCGACTTACAAAAAAATATCTTCCAACCTTTTTTTACAACAAAGGAGAAGGGGGAAGGAATTGGACTTGGTCTATTCATTTGCAAAACCATCATCACGGAACAAAATGGAACCATATCATTTGTGTCCCATCCAGGGAAAACAGAATTCATTGTGAACTTACCAATCATCAAATCAAATTAA
- the argC gene encoding N-acetyl-gamma-glutamyl-phosphate reductase — protein MKQTKIAIIGAGGLTGKELVGLLAHHPHFQVVHITSNQVDGKHIREVFPDLSHLPDLRFQKHDAPIPEDAHIVLATPNEVSLEKAPEFLKEGKKVIDLSGTFRLHDQNQFESAYKFKHTKFEWMDKVVFGLPELFREKIKNANFISNPGCFATSAILPIAILGNLRKQIQGPVIVDAKSGVSGAGGRTEEIKYAYTHVYENFRAYKVLSHQHEPEMEEYSFVGSDPKKIHFTPHLLPVYRGILATIYITFENPVDPKEVKDKIQSVAEKETFIRYYETPEEIEIRKVQNTNFLDIGFTTKGNTLVLVTALDNLVKGAAGQALQNLNLMFGYPETLGLVTI, from the coding sequence ATGAAACAAACAAAAATTGCAATTATAGGTGCAGGTGGGCTCACAGGCAAAGAACTCGTTGGATTACTGGCTCACCACCCACATTTCCAAGTCGTTCATATTACTTCCAACCAAGTAGATGGGAAACACATCCGTGAGGTTTTTCCAGACCTTTCCCACTTACCAGACTTAAGGTTCCAAAAACACGATGCACCAATTCCAGAGGATGCTCATATTGTCCTTGCAACTCCCAACGAAGTTTCCTTAGAAAAAGCACCAGAATTTTTAAAAGAAGGAAAGAAGGTTATCGATTTATCGGGAACATTTCGTCTCCACGACCAAAATCAATTTGAATCAGCATACAAATTCAAACACACAAAGTTTGAATGGATGGACAAAGTTGTGTTTGGTCTTCCAGAATTATTCCGTGAAAAAATTAAAAATGCAAACTTCATATCCAATCCAGGTTGTTTTGCAACATCTGCGATACTTCCCATTGCTATTTTAGGAAATCTTAGAAAACAAATCCAAGGTCCTGTCATTGTGGATGCGAAATCAGGTGTAAGTGGCGCGGGAGGAAGAACTGAAGAAATTAAATATGCTTACACACATGTTTATGAAAATTTTAGAGCTTATAAAGTTTTGAGCCACCAACATGAACCAGAAATGGAAGAATATTCTTTTGTTGGATCGGATCCTAAAAAAATCCATTTCACTCCTCACCTACTCCCTGTTTACCGAGGAATATTGGCAACGATTTATATCACATTCGAAAACCCAGTCGATCCAAAAGAAGTAAAAGATAAAATCCAATCCGTAGCAGAAAAGGAAACCTTCATTCGATATTACGAAACACCTGAAGAAATTGAAATTAGAAAGGTACAAAACACAAACTTCCTAGACATCGGATTTACCACAAAGGGAAATACGTTAGTACTCGTAACTGCACTTGACAATTTAGTGAAAGGAGCAGCAGGGCAAGCATTACAAAACCTGAATTTGATGTTTGGTTATCCGGAAACTTTAGGCCTTGTTACCATTTGA
- a CDS encoding nucleoside phosphorylase-I family protein has translation MLPFDSKHTLVTGAFEGEVNLLKNHPQFPNVREMGIGNLEQAVQLFAYLNQNPQIQNILFLGSCGVYSWSETKPNTIVSPNSVCSWELGASLGFTKQLPHTPQSFPLQPDPMFASGICNAPTCITLHTMDSPPEENWKTLSFENLELFGLTKVANEFNIPVTAYLAVTNTVGPQGSIEWANHWRELSNQLQGYFLKA, from the coding sequence TTGTTACCATTTGACTCCAAACACACTCTGGTTACAGGAGCCTTTGAGGGAGAGGTAAATCTTTTAAAGAACCATCCTCAATTTCCAAATGTAAGGGAGATGGGAATTGGAAATTTAGAACAGGCTGTCCAATTGTTTGCTTACTTAAACCAAAACCCACAGATCCAAAACATTTTGTTTTTAGGATCCTGTGGTGTTTACTCATGGAGTGAAACCAAACCAAATACGATTGTTTCACCAAACTCTGTATGTTCATGGGAACTCGGAGCAAGTTTAGGTTTTACAAAACAATTACCACACACACCACAATCCTTTCCTCTCCAACCAGATCCGATGTTTGCCAGTGGCATTTGTAATGCCCCCACCTGTATCACACTCCATACAATGGATTCTCCACCCGAAGAAAATTGGAAGACACTCTCGTTTGAAAACCTAGAGTTATTTGGGCTCACAAAAGTGGCAAACGAGTTCAATATCCCTGTCACCGCCTATTTAGCTGTGACTAACACAGTAGGACCACAAGGTTCTATCGAATGGGCTAATCATTGGCGAGAACTCTCAAACCAGTTACAAGGTTATTTCCTTAAAGCCTAA
- a CDS encoding glutathione S-transferase family protein: MYSLYSHPNSTYSKRVHIYMKYRNLEYETIHVALDKLENRKKPFLSINPYGKVPVLKDGEFLLSESSAIIRYLEEKHQFSNPLFPLDLQKRAILYQMLNQCESEYCFPNSVVYFSKKFVPEEKWEPKRMKDSSKRIGRHLEIIDSILSKAQYLFGNEFGLLEILYAPFIEHNHMMDTNTPDSVENWIKRVMEERAVKDVLGK, from the coding sequence ATGTACAGTCTCTATTCCCATCCAAATTCCACTTATAGCAAACGAGTTCATATCTATATGAAGTATCGAAATTTGGAATACGAAACCATCCACGTGGCTTTAGACAAATTGGAAAATCGGAAAAAACCATTTCTAAGCATCAATCCTTATGGAAAAGTTCCCGTATTAAAAGATGGTGAGTTTTTACTTTCTGAATCCTCGGCTATCATTCGTTATTTAGAAGAGAAACATCAGTTTTCGAATCCACTTTTCCCGCTTGATTTACAAAAAAGAGCAATCCTTTACCAGATGTTGAACCAATGTGAATCAGAGTATTGTTTTCCAAATAGTGTGGTTTACTTCTCTAAAAAATTTGTCCCAGAAGAAAAATGGGAACCAAAACGAATGAAAGATTCCTCCAAACGAATCGGAAGGCATTTGGAGATCATTGATTCCATCCTATCCAAAGCCCAATATTTGTTTGGGAATGAATTTGGACTTTTGGAAATCCTTTATGCTCCTTTTATAGAACACAACCACATGATGGATACAAATACACCGGATTCCGTCGAAAATTGGATCAAACGAGTGATGGAAGAACGAGCAGTGAAAGATGTGCTTGGCAAATAG
- a CDS encoding deoxyguanosinetriphosphate triphosphohydrolase, with translation MKKGRNELLLEEEKILAPYAVKSRHSGARAFVEPEHPYRLPFQRDKDRIIHSHAFKRLEYKTQVFVYSEGDHFRNRLTHTLEVAGISKTISKVLGLNEDLSESIALAHDLGHSPFGHAGQDALAELMKEKGGFEHNKQSLRVVQKLERRYPEFPGLNLCEETLLGIMKHGGGYEPTNLLTVRREKGPSLEAMIVDSSDEITYSAHDLEDGLESGLLQLEEVKTLSIWKRIQDSLPKTEKKSGSEIHSISRSIGRVLLNLMVSDLIETIHQTLIQYDVQTRESISDLYLKKIKIVQFSEELQKEFIELKHFLFQNLYRHSEVSRMSERGKEIIYLLFKHFESHPDSIPESYRNREEEDGRMRIICDYIAGMTDRYAIEKLKREGIFWFPY, from the coding sequence ATGAAGAAAGGGAGAAATGAACTCCTTCTTGAAGAAGAAAAAATCCTTGCACCCTATGCCGTAAAAAGTCGTCATTCTGGCGCTCGTGCATTTGTGGAACCAGAACATCCGTATCGATTGCCTTTCCAAAGAGATAAGGATCGTATCATCCATTCACATGCATTCAAACGATTGGAATACAAAACACAAGTCTTCGTATACTCGGAAGGAGATCATTTTCGAAATCGATTAACACATACCTTAGAAGTGGCAGGGATTTCGAAAACAATATCGAAGGTCCTCGGGCTCAATGAAGATTTAAGTGAGTCCATCGCACTTGCTCATGACTTGGGACATTCTCCTTTTGGGCATGCAGGCCAAGATGCTCTCGCAGAACTCATGAAAGAAAAGGGTGGTTTTGAACATAATAAACAATCACTCAGGGTCGTGCAAAAGTTGGAGAGGAGGTATCCTGAATTTCCTGGTCTCAATTTATGCGAGGAAACATTGCTTGGCATAATGAAACATGGTGGTGGGTATGAACCAACTAACTTACTAACGGTGAGAAGAGAAAAAGGTCCTTCTTTAGAAGCAATGATTGTCGATTCTTCTGATGAGATTACTTATTCTGCACATGATTTGGAAGATGGATTGGAAAGTGGTTTATTACAATTGGAAGAAGTGAAAACACTTTCCATTTGGAAACGAATCCAAGACAGTTTGCCTAAAACCGAAAAAAAATCCGGGTCTGAAATCCATTCCATATCCAGGTCGATTGGGCGAGTATTATTGAATTTGATGGTTTCTGATTTGATTGAAACCATTCACCAAACATTGATTCAATATGATGTACAAACAAGAGAATCTATTTCCGATTTATACCTAAAAAAAATCAAAATTGTTCAATTTTCTGAAGAGTTACAAAAAGAATTCATCGAACTCAAACATTTTTTATTCCAAAATTTGTATCGGCATTCTGAAGTTTCCAGGATGAGTGAAAGAGGTAAAGAAATCATTTATTTACTCTTTAAACATTTTGAATCACATCCTGATTCCATCCCTGAGTCTTACCGAAACAGAGAAGAGGAAGATGGAAGGATGAGGATTATCTGCGATTATATAGCGGGAATGACAGATCGTTATGCCATCGAAAAATTAAAACGAGAAGGGATCTTTTGGTTTCCTTATTGA
- a CDS encoding DedA family protein → MDFLQTLVTIFMQYGYFAVFGILILCGFGLPVPEDISLTAGGVISGLGYANVHIMFLVGMAGVLIGDSFVFWLGSHYGERALTLPILRTVLHPERFDKVREQFKKYGRWVVFVGRFMPGLRMPIFFTAGTSKQISFFLFLLTDGFAALISVPIWVYLGYYFAHNFDELMSWVRGGQTIILVLVAILVGVLFFYWWRRKRQEGKGDK, encoded by the coding sequence ATGGACTTTCTACAAACCCTAGTTACGATTTTTATGCAATACGGTTATTTTGCCGTTTTTGGAATTCTGATCCTTTGTGGATTCGGACTTCCGGTTCCAGAAGACATTTCACTCACTGCGGGAGGTGTCATCTCGGGGCTTGGTTACGCCAATGTTCATATTATGTTTCTCGTGGGTATGGCAGGGGTTCTCATTGGTGACAGTTTTGTTTTTTGGTTGGGAAGTCATTATGGAGAAAGGGCATTAACCCTTCCTATTTTACGGACAGTGCTCCACCCGGAGCGATTTGATAAAGTCAGAGAACAATTTAAGAAATATGGTCGTTGGGTTGTATTTGTGGGAAGGTTTATGCCAGGACTAAGGATGCCCATATTTTTTACAGCAGGGACCTCCAAACAAATCAGTTTTTTCTTATTCCTCTTAACAGATGGATTTGCCGCACTTATCTCCGTTCCGATTTGGGTATATCTTGGTTATTATTTTGCTCATAATTTTGATGAACTCATGAGCTGGGTGCGTGGGGGCCAAACGATTATCTTAGTCCTCGTCGCGATCCTTGTTGGCGTTCTATTCTTCTACTGGTGGCGGAGGAAACGCCAAGAGGGAAAAGGAGACAAATGA
- a CDS encoding LIC11661 family lipoprotein, with amino-acid sequence MNLKQANFAFSLLLTFVWVWNCTNYSTTASVQAPPTLISITNNGNSNFTIKVRAQNPEFIFQGYRLYQAATESLAQNPTDTNLGTDCILAQASIVQPIEYTFEVDPTTKANTAGVSCRIFATLSTGSYISMRTLGLAVNLQNSTSSYRVSLPSNALIVP; translated from the coding sequence ATGAACCTAAAACAGGCAAATTTTGCTTTTTCTCTATTACTAACCTTCGTTTGGGTTTGGAATTGCACCAATTATTCCACAACTGCTTCAGTCCAAGCACCACCCACTCTCATTTCCATCACAAATAATGGGAATTCCAACTTTACCATCAAAGTGAGAGCGCAAAACCCAGAGTTCATCTTCCAAGGGTATCGTTTGTACCAGGCAGCGACGGAAAGTTTAGCTCAGAATCCAACGGATACAAACCTAGGAACCGACTGCATTTTAGCCCAAGCATCGATTGTGCAACCAATTGAATATACCTTTGAGGTCGATCCGACCACAAAGGCAAATACCGCAGGGGTATCTTGCCGCATTTTTGCCACATTATCCACTGGGTCCTATATTTCGATGAGAACTCTTGGACTCGCTGTGAACCTACAAAATAGCACAAGTTCCTACCGAGTTTCCCTCCCATCTAACGCGCTTATTGTCCCATAA
- a CDS encoding TRAP transporter TatT component family protein, protein MNQTKHWSKIALATLVLVSVVACGKSRQLKITASDVTRATTPAKLPADIEKLWKNRHNEQDLRQALVSLEKFATENPQYADVKVLLCRGNYLMGDGHLWLKLTGDADDDAKVKEESIAFYDAAVTWCEAALALNPKFRDKVVKEGLEIEKSLDVLGPEDIDALYWRYASLGKWSRLVGFTTLLNNRSKFTAMVNRVKEIEKAMGKEYFYSATLRYDAASNALSPTGDKKLADKYFEEAIAKHPNYFAVRVLYAESRLKGNEDKFKKQLEFVIKGKASSLPEIEPDQIVEQRKAKKLLDEL, encoded by the coding sequence ATGAACCAAACGAAACATTGGTCAAAAATCGCGCTCGCAACTCTGGTACTCGTGTCAGTTGTTGCATGCGGAAAATCAAGACAATTGAAAATTACGGCGTCGGATGTGACTCGTGCAACCACACCAGCAAAACTTCCTGCTGACATCGAAAAACTCTGGAAGAACCGTCATAACGAACAAGACCTTAGACAAGCGCTTGTTAGTTTAGAAAAATTTGCAACTGAGAACCCACAATATGCAGATGTAAAAGTTTTATTGTGCCGTGGTAATTATTTGATGGGTGATGGCCACTTATGGCTAAAACTTACTGGCGATGCAGATGACGATGCAAAAGTAAAAGAAGAATCCATCGCATTTTATGATGCTGCAGTGACTTGGTGTGAAGCAGCTCTTGCCTTGAATCCAAAATTCAGAGACAAAGTGGTAAAAGAAGGTTTAGAAATCGAAAAGTCTTTAGATGTACTTGGACCAGAGGACATTGATGCACTCTACTGGAGATATGCATCTCTCGGAAAATGGTCAAGATTGGTTGGTTTTACTACCCTTCTCAACAACCGATCTAAGTTTACTGCTATGGTAAACCGCGTAAAAGAAATTGAAAAGGCTATGGGTAAAGAATACTTTTATTCTGCAACTCTCAGATATGATGCAGCAAGTAATGCTCTCTCACCGACTGGTGATAAAAAATTAGCTGATAAATACTTTGAAGAAGCAATTGCAAAACACCCAAATTATTTTGCAGTTCGAGTTCTTTATGCAGAAAGCCGTTTAAAAGGTAACGAAGACAAATTCAAAAAACAATTAGAATTTGTAATCAAAGGAAAAGCATCCTCTTTACCTGAAATTGAACCTGATCAAATCGTAGAACAACGAAAAGCTAAAAAATTACTCGACGAATTATAA